In Spirosoma pollinicola, the genomic window AAGTCTTATAGCCGCTATTGCCCCAAAATTCATCGATCCAGAAAATATGGATTTATCGGTGAAGCCAGGCGATAATTTTTACCAGTATGCCAATGGTAACTGGCTCAAAAAAAATGCAGTTCCTGCGTCCAAAACATCATGGGGTAGCTTTAATGAATTACGTGAAAAGAGCCTGGATGCAATGAAGTCGTTGTTGGAAGAAGCATCCAAAACATCGACAAAAGGGCGCTTATATCAAATGGTAGGTGATTATTACCTGAGCGGTATGGATAGCCTGGCCATTGAACAACGTGGCTTTGATCCTATCAAGCTCGATCTTGCCCGCATCGACCAGGTTAACAATAAAGCCGGATTCTTTAATGAACTGGCCTACCAACGTACGCAAAGTAATGGTATGCTATTTGGCTTCTTTGTCGCGCAGGACCGAAAAAATGTAAGCAAATACCTTCCGCAATTTGGTCAGGGTGGTACTACACTTCCTGACCGGGATTATTACCTGAAAAATGATGCTCGCAGTCTGAAAATACGGGATGCCTACCACGACAATTTGACTAAAATGTTTGCCCTGATTGGTGAAGAGCCTACGCAGGCAGTTCAGGATGCAGACGTGATTATGCGCATCGAAACTGCGTTGGCCAAAGCACAAATGCCGCGTGTCGATATGCGTGATCCGTACAAAACGTATAACAAACTGACTGTTGCCAGTTTTTCTCAGCAGACACCCGGTATCAATTGGTCCGACCAGCTAACGAAATATGGTATAAAAGGTCAGGATACAGTATTGGTACAGAGCCCTGCATTTTTTCGGTCGCTTGATAGCCTGGTTTCGGCTACACCAATTGAGGACTTGCGTACATACATGCGCTGGAACATTCTCAAAGGAGCGGCCCCTTATTTGAGCGATGCCTTTGTAAAACAAAACTTTGCTTTCTCGCGCGTGCTGACCGGTCAAAAGGAGCAAACACCCCGCTGGCAGCGCATTAGTGGCCTGATCGACAATTCGCTTGGCGATTTGTTAGGCCAGCTTTACGTCCAGAAGTATTTCAAGCCCGAAGCAAAACAGCGTATGATGACGCTGGTGGATAACCTCGAAACATCCTACAAAGAGCATATCAATAAACTCGACTGGATGAGCGAGGAAACCAAGAAAAAAGCACTGACGAAATTAGTAGCGTTTAAACGTAAGATCGGCTATCCCGATAAATGGAAAAGCTACGAAGGCGTTGTCATCAATCGAAATGATTATTATGGCAACGTTAAATCGGCCAGTAAATGGTCGTACAATTACATGATCAACCGATTGGGCAAACCTGTTGATAAAACAGAGTGGGGGATGACACCACCAACGGTAAACGCCTACTACAACCCCGTAAATAACGAAATTGCTTTCCCGGCGGCTATCCTGCAATTCCCATTTTTCGATTTCGAGGCCGATGACGCCATAAACTACGGCGGTATCGGTGCTGTGATTGGTCATGAAATGACACACGGCTTCGATGATTCGGGTCGCCAATATGATGCTGACGGAACACTCCGCGATTGGTGGACGAAAACCGATGCCGACAACTTCAAAAAACGAGCCGACCAGGTAAAAGAGCAATTCTTCGGGTTCAAAGTGCTTGATTCCATTAAAGTGAATGGTCAGCTAACCCTCGGCGAAAATCTCGCCGACCTCGGTGGACTTAACATAGCGTACGACGCCTTCAAAAAAACGGCACAGGGTAAGTCGAGCGGCAAGAAAAGCCTGGTGGATGGGTTCACTCCCGATCAGCGATTTTTCCTGTCGTGGGCACAAGTGTGGCGAATCAATGTGCTTCCTGAAACAGAAGCGCAACTCATCATGACTGATCCGCACGCACCGGGTTTGTACCGCTGCAACGGGCCGTTATCAAATATCAACGCCTGGTATCAGGCATTCAATGTTCAGCCCGGCGATAAGATGTACAAGAAGCCAGAAGATCGGATTAAGGTCTGGTAAATGAATCAGGCTTGACAGAAGGGCTCGGATAAACTCTGGCTATCCGGGCCCTTTAATTATCCTAAACCTCCCTTTTATGAAAACATCATTCCTGTTCACTGCTCTTTTAATTGCCAGTTTATCCTGCCAAACCAAAACAAAGCAGGAAGCGCAAACAACTTCGGCAACAGTCACAGAAGACAGTGCCACCGCACTGGCAAAGCGGCCGGGGCCTGACAGCCCCCGAACGGCGGCCGACCGCTTAGTAAGAGCTTTATACTTTGAACATAACAAGACAGAAAATCCCATGCGAGAGACAAAAGACCGCTCATTAGTGGACCAGTTTTTCGCCAAGCCTACCGCAGACCTAATCTGGAATGACGCACAAAAATTAGGAAGCAAACTAAATCGAACGAAAATAAATTTGCTCTATAATGCGCCCGATGCGGCTATAAAAAAGACCTGGGTGTTGCCATCAGTGTTAGGAGGAACGAGGGCAATTGTGTATGTAACTTTTGAGAATAAGGCTAAACCAGAAGAAGTTAGAGTTGATATGCAGCAAGTTGCCGGACGGTGGCGCATTACTGAAATGCAGTATCCTGACGGGAAACAGCTCACCAAATTGTTGCACTAAAATTCATCTTTGTTAAATTATTTTTGGGGCATCTGTTGACAACACCGTAAAAACGTGTAATTTTGCAACTCCAAACCGGAAACGGGGTGGAAAATCGTTCTTTAACAGTGTTTTTTGGGGAGT contains:
- a CDS encoding M13 family metallopeptidase — protein: MTNRVRFFIPVALAISLIAAIAPKFIDPENMDLSVKPGDNFYQYANGNWLKKNAVPASKTSWGSFNELREKSLDAMKSLLEEASKTSTKGRLYQMVGDYYLSGMDSLAIEQRGFDPIKLDLARIDQVNNKAGFFNELAYQRTQSNGMLFGFFVAQDRKNVSKYLPQFGQGGTTLPDRDYYLKNDARSLKIRDAYHDNLTKMFALIGEEPTQAVQDADVIMRIETALAKAQMPRVDMRDPYKTYNKLTVASFSQQTPGINWSDQLTKYGIKGQDTVLVQSPAFFRSLDSLVSATPIEDLRTYMRWNILKGAAPYLSDAFVKQNFAFSRVLTGQKEQTPRWQRISGLIDNSLGDLLGQLYVQKYFKPEAKQRMMTLVDNLETSYKEHINKLDWMSEETKKKALTKLVAFKRKIGYPDKWKSYEGVVINRNDYYGNVKSASKWSYNYMINRLGKPVDKTEWGMTPPTVNAYYNPVNNEIAFPAAILQFPFFDFEADDAINYGGIGAVIGHEMTHGFDDSGRQYDADGTLRDWWTKTDADNFKKRADQVKEQFFGFKVLDSIKVNGQLTLGENLADLGGLNIAYDAFKKTAQGKSSGKKSLVDGFTPDQRFFLSWAQVWRINVLPETEAQLIMTDPHAPGLYRCNGPLSNINAWYQAFNVQPGDKMYKKPEDRIKVW